In Excalfactoria chinensis isolate bCotChi1 chromosome 3, bCotChi1.hap2, whole genome shotgun sequence, one DNA window encodes the following:
- the WTAP gene encoding pre-mRNA-splicing regulator WTAP yields MTNEEPLPKKVRLSEADFKVLPRDELILRWKQYEAYVQALEGKYTDLNSNDVTGLRESEEKLKQQQQESARRENILVMRLATKEQEMQECTNQIQYLKQVQQPSVAQLRSTMVDPAINLFFLKMKGELEQTKDKLEQAQNELSAWKFTPDSQTGKKLMAKCRMLIQENQELGRQLSQGRIAQLEAELALQKKYSEELKSSQDELNDFIIQLDEEVEGMQSTILVLQQQLKETRQQLAQYQQQQSQASNPGTSRTPSSEPTDQGEAVGKDCSRLANGPSNGSSSHQRTSGPGFYREGSSTEDDFPASPGNGNKLSNHSEDRTGRGGGSYINQLSTGYESVDSPTGSENSLTHHSNDTDSNHDPQEEKTVSVKGNRTTGSRHVQNGLDSNVNVQGSVL; encoded by the exons ATGACGAATGAAGAACCTCTCCCAAAGAAG GTTCGCCTTAGTGAAGCAGATTTTAAGGTTTTACCTAGAGATGAACTTATCCTAAG GTGGAAACAGTATGAAGCATATGTGCAAGCTTTGGAGGGCAAGTACACAGACCTTAATT CTAACGATGTGACGGGATTGAGAGAATctgaagagaaactgaaacagcaacagcaagaaTCTGCCCgaagagaaaatattctggTCATGAGGCTGGCAACTAAAGAACAGGAGATGCAAGAGTGTACT AATCAGATTCAGTACCTCAAGCAAGTCCAGCAGCCTAGTGTTGCCCAACTGCGATCAACAATGGTGGACCCAGCCATCAActtgtttttcctaaaaatgaaaGGTGAACTGGAACAGACTAAAGACAAACTGGAACAAGCCCAAAATGAACTGAGTGCCTGGAAATTTACGCCTGATag ccaAACAGGCAAAAAGTTAATGGCGAAGTGTCGAATGCTTATCCAGGAGAATCAAGAGCTTGGAAGGCAGCTGTCCCAAGGACGTATTGCACAGCTTGAGGCAGAGTTGGCTTTACAGAAGAAATATAGTGAGGAACTTAAAAGCAGTCAGGATG aaTTGAATGACTTCATCATCCAACTTGATGAGGAGGTAGAGGGTATGCAGAGTACCATTCTAGTGCTTCAGCAGCAGTTGAAGGAGACTCGCCAGCAGTTGGCGCAgtaccagcagcagcagtcccagGCCTCCAACCCAGGTACCAGCAGGACTCCATCTTCTGAGCCTACAGACCAGGGAGAGGCTGTGGGTAAAGACTGCAGCCGTCTGGCTAACGGACCAAGCAATGGTAGCTCCTCCCATCAGCGGACGTCTGGGCCTGGATTTTATAGGGAGGGTAGCAGCACAGAAGATGACTTCCCAGCTTCTCCAGGGAATGGTAATAAGCTGTCCAACCACTCTGAAGATAGAACTGGTAGAGGAGGTGGTAGCTACATAAACCAGCTCAGTACTGGGTATGAAAGTGTAGACTCTCCCACTGGCAGTGAAAACTCTCTCACTCACCATTCAAATGACACAGACTCCAATCATGATCCtcaagaggagaaaacagtaaGCGTGAAAGGTAACAGAACTACGGGTTCTCGACATGTCCAGAATGGTTTGGACTCCAATGTAAATGTGCAGGGTTCAgttttgtaa